Proteins encoded together in one Candidatus Xianfuyuplasma coldseepsis window:
- a CDS encoding DNA polymerase IV — translation MEKKYRVIFHIDLNAFFASCEMAEDPTLRDKAIGIGGSSNRGVLTTANYVARKYGVSSAMSVMEAKRLCPELIILPVNFDLYHTYSEKFFSVLSEYSDTIEKGSIDEGYLDMTALSETMHPLDIANEIQQRLLKEHNLPVSIGIAPNMFLAKMASDMKKPLGITILRKRDVSEKMWPLPIEKMFGIGKKTYPNLKLLGIRTIGDLAQYDDAYKLGLVLGNRVDEFQQKAFGHDDRTIEPDRYVDMKSIGNSQTYAQDLYEYQDIIGKLTDLTRKVVQRLQADESVAKTITIQVRYNDFTQINRSLTREHHTDSFYEILAIVERLYDENQSDKPIRLLGVSVSNLIDSEHFFRQLNIFQMTDITKKDEAVIRVLDDINEAYGQKIIKKGAKK, via the coding sequence ATGGAAAAAAAGTATCGAGTCATCTTTCACATTGATTTAAACGCTTTTTTTGCCAGCTGCGAAATGGCAGAAGACCCGACATTACGAGATAAGGCAATTGGTATTGGTGGGTCGTCGAATCGCGGTGTTTTGACAACGGCGAATTATGTTGCCCGGAAATATGGAGTGTCCAGTGCAATGAGTGTTATGGAGGCAAAGCGCCTATGTCCGGAGTTGATTATTTTACCAGTTAACTTTGATTTATATCATACGTACAGTGAAAAATTCTTTTCCGTGTTAAGCGAATATTCAGATACGATTGAGAAGGGAAGTATTGATGAAGGGTATTTGGATATGACAGCACTGAGTGAAACGATGCATCCACTGGATATTGCTAATGAAATACAACAGCGATTACTCAAAGAACATAATCTACCTGTTTCAATCGGAATTGCGCCCAATATGTTTTTAGCAAAAATGGCTAGTGATATGAAAAAACCACTAGGAATAACCATTTTACGCAAACGGGATGTATCGGAAAAAATGTGGCCGCTTCCAATTGAGAAGATGTTTGGGATTGGCAAAAAGACGTATCCCAATTTGAAACTACTGGGCATACGTACCATCGGTGACTTAGCGCAATATGACGATGCCTATAAACTAGGATTAGTACTGGGAAATCGTGTAGACGAATTTCAACAAAAAGCGTTTGGTCATGACGATCGAACCATTGAACCAGATCGTTATGTTGATATGAAGAGTATTGGAAATAGCCAAACATATGCTCAAGATTTGTATGAGTATCAAGATATTATTGGTAAACTTACCGATCTTACACGTAAGGTTGTACAACGATTGCAAGCGGATGAAAGTGTCGCCAAGACCATCACGATTCAAGTGCGTTATAATGACTTCACCCAAATCAATCGCAGCTTGACACGGGAGCATCATACCGATAGTTTCTACGAGATCTTAGCAATTGTCGAGCGATTGTACGATGAAAATCAGTCCGATAAACCGATTCGATTACTGGGAGTCAGTGTTTCAAATCTAATTGATTCAGAACATTTTTTCCGACAGTTAAATATTTTTCAAATGACGGATATCACCAAAAAAGATGAAGCTGTTATCCGCGTTCTTGACGATATCAATGAAGCATATGGTCAAAAAATAATAAAAAAAGGAGCTAAAAAGTAG
- the xseA gene encoding exodeoxyribonuclease VII large subunit, with the protein MDDKRYLTVTALTKYIKYKFDQDAHLKNVLLKGEISNFKHHSRGHFYFTLKDEKAQISAIMFASNSKKVPFQVQDGMSVLVEGNISVYESSGNYQIYVQTMTEDGLGNLYVAYEQLKKKLSEEGLFDDTHKQPIPRFPKTIAVLTSPTGAAVRDIIHIVNRRFPLTKIIIYPTLVQGEYAKDNIVQNIEQVNRDQLADVIILGRGGGSIEDLWPFNEEQVAYAIYKSMIPIISSVGHETDFTISDFVADLRAPTPSGGAEIAVPNQVDIVAYINQMNEQMRLSLKRLLDRKKQSLTHIKSHYIFQDPLRLTEHKNRRLDHLVDKLSLLHPGKRLEQAQKDTRKLTQQLIDSMKRIYKDKEYKYHIAINKLDLVNPLHIMKKGYTIVAKDGEIIKSVSQLDVGEHLTLRMNDGVAETTVTSVRKDKDYE; encoded by the coding sequence ATGGATGACAAACGATATTTAACCGTTACAGCCCTAACCAAATACATCAAATATAAATTTGATCAAGACGCACATCTAAAAAATGTGCTTTTGAAAGGTGAAATCAGTAACTTCAAACACCATTCAAGAGGACATTTTTATTTTACGTTAAAGGATGAAAAAGCCCAAATTAGTGCGATTATGTTTGCGTCGAACAGTAAGAAAGTACCCTTTCAAGTCCAAGATGGAATGAGCGTACTTGTCGAAGGAAACATTAGCGTGTATGAGAGTTCTGGCAACTATCAAATTTATGTTCAGACGATGACGGAAGATGGACTTGGGAATCTCTATGTTGCTTATGAACAACTAAAGAAGAAATTGTCAGAAGAAGGATTGTTTGATGATACGCACAAACAACCAATCCCCCGATTTCCAAAAACCATTGCTGTTTTAACAAGTCCTACTGGGGCCGCTGTACGAGACATTATTCATATTGTCAATCGCCGTTTTCCGTTAACGAAAATCATTATTTATCCAACACTTGTACAAGGGGAATATGCGAAAGATAATATTGTCCAGAACATTGAACAAGTGAATCGTGATCAACTAGCTGATGTTATCATTCTTGGTCGCGGTGGAGGTAGCATCGAAGATTTATGGCCATTTAATGAAGAGCAAGTTGCCTACGCAATATATAAGTCCATGATTCCAATTATCTCAAGTGTTGGTCACGAAACAGATTTTACAATCAGTGACTTTGTTGCGGATTTACGCGCGCCAACACCTTCAGGTGGAGCAGAAATTGCCGTTCCCAATCAAGTGGATATTGTAGCCTATATCAACCAAATGAATGAACAGATGCGGCTATCATTGAAGCGATTGTTAGATCGTAAGAAACAATCACTAACACACATAAAGAGCCACTATATATTTCAAGATCCTTTACGACTAACCGAACATAAAAATCGGCGGTTGGACCATTTGGTGGACAAGTTATCCCTACTACATCCAGGAAAACGATTGGAACAAGCACAAAAAGATACACGTAAATTAACCCAGCAACTAATTGATTCGATGAAGCGGATTTACAAAGATAAAGAATACAAATACCACATTGCGATTAATAAACTGGATTTAGTGAATCCATTACATATTATGAAAAAAGGATATACCATTGTCGCAAAAGACGGTGAAATTATTAAGAGTGTCTCACAGCTTGATGTGGGGGAGCACTTGACATTGCGAATGAATGATGGCGTGGCGGAAACCACCGTTACGTCCGTAAGAAAGGATAAAGATTATGAGTGA
- the nusB gene encoding transcription antitermination factor NusB, whose translation MDNKKRSRREVREDIIKTLYQMDIHQEFVYEKTSYPFYNESLQGIIDTLTTIDETIQQNLQKWKINRLSFVDRAIIRFATYEMIETNTPHEIIINEALNITRKYSDEGDSKMVGFTNRVLDNISKSLKKVG comes from the coding sequence ATGGACAATAAAAAACGGTCACGTAGAGAAGTGCGAGAAGATATTATCAAGACATTATATCAGATGGATATTCATCAAGAATTTGTATACGAAAAAACGTCGTATCCCTTTTATAATGAGAGCTTACAAGGAATTATCGATACGTTAACAACAATTGATGAAACCATTCAACAGAACTTGCAAAAGTGGAAAATAAATCGTTTGAGTTTTGTCGATCGTGCCATTATTCGATTTGCAACATATGAAATGATTGAAACCAATACACCACATGAAATCATTATTAATGAAGCCTTGAACATCACACGAAAATACAGTGATGAAGGAGATAGCAAAATGGTTGGATTCACCAACCGTGTTCTTGACAACATATCGAAATCGCTGAAAAAGGTTGGATAA
- the dxs gene encoding 1-deoxy-D-xylulose-5-phosphate synthase — MDLYAIKDPSFLNDLTVKELETLSEEIRSFLIETIAKTGGHFSSNLGVVELTVALHKVFDSPNDKLIFDVGHQAYTHKILTGRAKDFSSLRQYQGLSGYLKRSESIHDIYEAGHSSTSIAAAAGIEFAKQYVGNSHKVVTIIGDGALTGGMAFEALNFLGNYSDHQPIIILNDNEMSISENIGYLSSILNDIRSKSVYRKVKSKTMKWIPKFLRRLTSKVERGIKGFLSNNTLFDDLGFSYYGPINGHNMKELLKYLNIAKRSNKPCVIHVLTEKGKGYKYSEQDQLGLWHGVSPFDVTTGVINKSVDTTIKSWSEIIGDYMIHYANIHEKFAIVVPAMIAGSGLIPFKNQHPDRIYDVGIAEQLAVTMSSGLAISGVDVFCPIYSTFIQRAYDQVNHDVARQHLKVVFGLDRAGIVGADGETHQGVFDIPLLRPIPGMSIAHPRTVDDAYKVLNYAFTINQGPFVIRYERGKMEVPNTQVITNEVASLAWEILKQGSDAIFLSFGSILDTLLDRLQTENLSITVVNATFIKPLDGDMITTLIQQNKPLIIYEESSILGGFGSSILEFCNQHQLPTTNIHLMGIPEQYVAHGTKQELLHELNLDVDSIIELVHTLVQP, encoded by the coding sequence ATGGACCTTTATGCGATTAAAGATCCTTCATTCTTGAATGACTTAACGGTGAAAGAACTGGAAACTCTCAGCGAAGAGATCCGGTCTTTTCTGATTGAAACCATTGCCAAAACCGGCGGGCATTTCTCATCCAATTTAGGGGTCGTTGAATTAACCGTTGCACTGCATAAAGTGTTTGACAGCCCCAATGATAAATTAATCTTTGACGTCGGTCATCAAGCATATACACATAAAATTCTCACGGGACGGGCGAAGGATTTTTCTAGCTTGCGCCAATATCAAGGTTTGAGCGGATACTTAAAGCGCAGCGAAAGCATCCATGATATATACGAAGCAGGGCATTCATCGACTAGTATTGCCGCAGCCGCAGGTATCGAATTTGCCAAACAGTATGTTGGCAATTCCCACAAGGTTGTTACCATTATTGGGGATGGTGCACTAACGGGTGGGATGGCGTTTGAAGCCCTCAATTTCTTGGGAAACTATAGTGATCATCAACCGATTATTATCCTAAATGATAACGAGATGAGTATTAGTGAAAATATTGGGTATCTGTCCAGTATTTTGAATGATATTCGAAGTAAGTCCGTCTATCGTAAGGTGAAATCAAAAACAATGAAGTGGATTCCGAAATTCCTCCGTCGTTTAACGTCCAAAGTTGAGCGTGGAATTAAAGGATTCCTCTCAAATAATACACTCTTTGATGATTTAGGATTCAGTTATTATGGTCCAATAAATGGTCATAATATGAAAGAGTTATTGAAGTATTTAAACATCGCTAAACGATCGAATAAACCTTGTGTTATTCACGTGTTAACGGAAAAAGGAAAAGGATACAAATACTCGGAACAAGATCAGCTTGGATTATGGCATGGAGTAAGTCCTTTTGATGTAACAACAGGTGTGATCAACAAGTCGGTTGATACAACCATTAAATCCTGGAGTGAAATCATTGGTGATTACATGATTCACTATGCAAATATCCATGAAAAGTTTGCAATTGTTGTCCCAGCAATGATTGCCGGAAGTGGGTTAATTCCATTTAAAAATCAACACCCTGATCGGATATACGATGTTGGAATTGCAGAACAATTAGCCGTTACCATGAGTAGTGGACTAGCGATTAGTGGGGTGGATGTTTTTTGCCCGATATATTCCACGTTTATTCAACGAGCTTACGATCAAGTGAATCATGACGTTGCAAGGCAACATTTGAAAGTGGTCTTTGGATTGGACCGCGCTGGTATTGTAGGAGCCGATGGTGAAACCCATCAAGGCGTATTTGATATTCCTCTGTTGCGACCAATTCCCGGGATGTCCATTGCTCATCCACGAACCGTTGATGATGCCTATAAAGTCTTAAACTATGCATTTACTATTAATCAAGGACCGTTTGTCATCCGTTATGAGCGGGGGAAAATGGAAGTCCCCAACACGCAAGTTATCACCAATGAAGTTGCGTCGCTTGCTTGGGAGATTCTCAAGCAAGGTTCAGATGCTATATTCTTGTCATTCGGATCAATTCTCGATACTTTATTAGATCGATTGCAAACAGAAAACTTGTCAATTACAGTTGTCAATGCAACATTTATCAAGCCACTTGATGGCGATATGATTACCACCTTAATCCAACAAAATAAACCACTAATCATATATGAAGAATCGAGTATCCTAGGTGGTTTTGGCAGCAGTATACTGGAGTTTTGCAATCAACATCAATTGCCGACAACAAACATACATCTAATGGGAATTCCAGAACAATATGTTGCCCATGGAACAAAACAGGAATTACTACATGAGTTAAACTTGGATGTGGACAGTATTATAGAATTAGTGCACACACTCGTACAACCATAG
- a CDS encoding 4-hydroxy-3-methylbut-2-enyl diphosphate reductase, translating to MQTIKITPRGYCHGVVNAINTITKLTELSTKKPITILGWVVHNKQVVDYFKAKGIKTLHDPSKTRLELLDEIDEGIVVFTAHGVSPQVYKKAEEKGLEIIDTTCRDVVKSHTVVQELIDDDYEIIYIGKHNHPESDGAKGISPYVHVVETIEEIKSLRITKSKVALTNQTTMSLYDIYQLAEEAQALYPDIYFVDEICNATRIRQEAVRNASQDIDHIYVVGDSMSNNSRHLQQVSIEEADIPSTLIQSVEDINIKELAQYKVVGVTSGASTPTQVTNEVIAFLQQFDPSDTSTHQNISSLRTETLLERKSTR from the coding sequence ATGCAAACAATAAAAATCACACCACGTGGCTATTGTCATGGTGTTGTGAATGCAATAAATACTATAACAAAATTGACTGAATTGTCAACAAAAAAACCAATAACGATTCTCGGTTGGGTGGTTCACAACAAACAAGTAGTCGATTATTTCAAAGCCAAAGGCATTAAAACTTTGCATGATCCATCCAAAACGCGATTGGAACTATTGGATGAAATCGATGAAGGCATTGTCGTCTTTACTGCGCACGGTGTCAGTCCCCAAGTATACAAAAAAGCGGAAGAAAAAGGATTGGAAATCATCGATACAACATGTCGTGATGTCGTAAAATCGCACACCGTCGTTCAAGAGTTGATTGACGATGATTACGAAATCATATATATCGGCAAACACAATCATCCAGAAAGTGATGGAGCCAAAGGAATTAGTCCGTATGTTCACGTGGTGGAAACAATAGAAGAAATCAAATCGCTACGTATCACAAAAAGCAAAGTCGCTCTCACCAATCAAACCACAATGAGTTTATACGACATCTATCAACTTGCTGAGGAGGCACAAGCACTCTATCCCGATATCTACTTTGTCGATGAGATTTGCAATGCAACTCGCATTCGTCAAGAAGCCGTTCGTAATGCTTCACAGGATATCGATCACATTTATGTGGTTGGTGATTCGATGTCCAACAACTCCCGCCATTTACAACAAGTATCCATCGAGGAGGCGGATATCCCCTCGACACTCATTCAATCGGTGGAAGACATCAATATTAAAGAACTCGCTCAATACAAGGTTGTAGGCGTTACGAGTGGTGCATCAACACCAACACAAGTAACCAATGAAGTCATCGCCTTTTTACAACAATTTGATCCTTCTGATACCTCAACACATCAGAACATCAGTAGCTTACGCACAGAGACATTACTCGAAAGAAAAAGCACTCGCTAG
- the recN gene encoding DNA repair protein RecN, translating to MLTYISVQNFAIIENIEVTFHEGMTAVTGETGAGKSLLIDAIGLLLGDRATSNIVRTGSDKAVVEGIFQTDNPDIARLLQSLDIDQEQHELIIRRQITPNNNNIIKINNTVVTLKDLREITSKLADIHTQQDTHRLIQQDTYLDIIDGFERHQTDQLLETYHRHLATYKKERSELRRLQQANDSLYERLDLLKYQQKELTSYNLEDDEEETLQEAVEKMENYDRIYQVLQSIKQRIEGVDALGAIYQASKELGSISSLSSTYETLHKRFENEYYELDDVFETLLQEIDQLDFSPALMDQYQDRLNELDGLKRKYRKSIPELIRYLETITNDIDNIDHYDDVVREQEQKVKEAFETAVQTGTNITSLRQQTSHYIESELLRILTDLELPKTHFEIAFTIREPRDFTDQTFFLDNGIDEVDFLLTTNVGEPLKPLSKSASGGEMSRIMLGFKNLLANSLGLSLMIFDEIDTGVSGYIAFQVAKKMKEIAKNTQVICITHIPQVAAISEHHIHISKSVKEGRTRAHVTALDGEQRIEEIAGMISGDHITDAAIISATELLAK from the coding sequence ATGCTAACATACATCTCCGTACAAAATTTTGCCATCATCGAAAACATCGAAGTAACCTTTCATGAGGGCATGACAGCTGTTACCGGAGAAACCGGAGCAGGAAAAAGTCTACTGATTGATGCAATCGGTCTTTTGCTTGGTGACCGTGCCACCTCCAACATTGTTCGAACCGGTTCGGATAAAGCTGTAGTAGAGGGGATTTTTCAAACAGACAATCCCGATATTGCGAGATTGCTCCAATCACTAGATATTGATCAAGAACAGCATGAGTTGATTATTCGGCGTCAAATCACACCCAATAATAACAATATAATCAAAATCAATAATACGGTCGTCACACTTAAAGATTTGCGCGAAATCACGAGTAAGCTTGCGGATATCCATACGCAACAGGATACGCATCGTTTAATCCAACAAGATACGTATCTCGATATTATTGATGGTTTTGAACGTCACCAAACCGATCAATTACTGGAAACCTATCATCGTCATCTGGCAACCTATAAAAAAGAACGTTCTGAATTGCGACGATTGCAACAGGCGAATGATTCTTTATACGAGCGACTAGATTTACTCAAGTACCAGCAAAAAGAACTGACATCCTATAACTTGGAAGACGACGAAGAAGAAACGCTTCAAGAAGCCGTCGAAAAAATGGAAAACTACGATCGGATATATCAGGTGTTGCAGTCGATAAAACAACGAATCGAAGGTGTTGATGCTCTAGGTGCCATTTATCAAGCGAGTAAAGAACTGGGATCGATTTCCAGTCTGTCATCTACCTATGAGACACTCCATAAGCGATTCGAGAATGAATACTACGAATTGGATGATGTCTTTGAAACCTTATTACAAGAAATCGACCAATTGGATTTTAGTCCAGCCTTAATGGATCAATATCAAGATCGATTGAATGAACTAGACGGATTAAAACGAAAATATCGCAAATCCATTCCTGAATTGATACGGTATTTAGAGACAATAACCAATGACATTGATAACATCGATCACTATGATGATGTGGTTCGTGAACAAGAGCAAAAAGTCAAAGAAGCGTTTGAAACCGCTGTACAAACTGGAACAAATATCACTTCCTTGAGACAACAAACATCACACTATATAGAGAGTGAGTTGCTTCGAATTTTGACGGATTTAGAATTACCGAAAACGCATTTTGAAATAGCCTTTACCATTCGTGAACCACGGGATTTTACCGATCAAACATTCTTTTTGGACAATGGGATTGACGAAGTTGATTTTCTATTGACCACAAACGTAGGTGAACCCCTTAAACCACTTAGTAAAAGCGCGAGTGGTGGCGAGATGAGTCGCATTATGCTCGGGTTTAAAAACCTCCTCGCAAACAGTCTTGGATTAAGTTTGATGATCTTTGATGAAATCGATACAGGGGTCAGTGGATACATCGCGTTCCAAGTGGCTAAGAAAATGAAAGAAATAGCTAAAAATACCCAAGTAATATGTATTACACATATCCCTCAAGTCGCAGCGATTAGTGAACATCACATACACATATCAAAATCTGTTAAAGAAGGACGTACTAGGGCGCATGTGACGGCGCTTGACGGGGAACAACGAATTGAGGAAATCGCTGGAATGATTAGTGGTGACCACATTACGGATGCTGCCATCATATCAGCAACTGAATTGTTAGCAAAATAA
- a CDS encoding ABC transporter substrate-binding protein gives MKKIMLLLAIGLMVSLAFNVDAKEVSAMTTVYSGETLYVLNWGEYMDPELVEQFETTFDVTVVYDEVGSNEEMEVRIKAGTTKYDVAFPSDYMIDKLRQQNLLNEIDHTKLTGLSNVTIKPEVASLTEGKGYDSYFIPYFWGTIGIMYNTDSVDEADLTGWEVLFDTDSSYRIGMYNSARDAAAAALLYLGYDVNTNDEDELSEAEDALRAMDYSVVGEDNLKTLVQSGNLDMALVYSGDYFDTLYIAEEEEADINFGFYVPDTTNVWVDGFVIPTTSENTDLAHEFINFFLDEAVAEQNADWVGYAPVLDEVFDTLTNPDGDYGYDYDNYDPYPAGSSRVIYEYISDARFQRLNELLDAAKASDIETGCFSSLQLSTFVLPAVMTVAVLAVFALKKQK, from the coding sequence ATGAAAAAAATAATGTTATTACTAGCAATAGGATTGATGGTATCACTTGCATTTAATGTAGATGCAAAAGAGGTCTCTGCGATGACCACAGTATACTCCGGTGAAACACTGTATGTATTGAACTGGGGAGAATATATGGATCCTGAACTTGTGGAACAATTTGAAACTACATTCGATGTTACCGTCGTGTATGATGAAGTTGGATCCAATGAGGAAATGGAAGTCCGAATCAAAGCAGGCACAACAAAATATGATGTCGCTTTTCCAAGTGATTATATGATTGACAAATTACGTCAACAAAACCTATTAAATGAAATTGACCACACCAAGTTAACTGGTCTTTCAAATGTCACGATAAAACCAGAAGTTGCCTCACTTACAGAAGGCAAGGGATACGATTCCTATTTCATTCCATATTTCTGGGGAACCATCGGAATTATGTACAATACCGATTCCGTTGATGAAGCCGATTTAACCGGTTGGGAAGTACTATTCGACACAGACAGTTCATACCGTATTGGAATGTATAACTCAGCTCGTGATGCAGCTGCAGCAGCGCTGCTCTATTTAGGGTATGACGTAAACACCAATGATGAGGATGAATTATCCGAAGCTGAGGATGCTCTTCGTGCAATGGATTACAGTGTTGTTGGTGAAGATAACTTAAAAACTCTTGTCCAAAGTGGTAACCTGGATATGGCACTTGTCTATAGTGGTGATTATTTCGACACCTTATACATTGCTGAAGAAGAGGAAGCCGATATCAATTTTGGATTCTATGTTCCCGATACAACAAATGTTTGGGTGGATGGTTTTGTCATTCCAACCACTAGTGAAAACACCGATTTGGCCCATGAGTTTATTAACTTCTTCTTGGATGAAGCAGTTGCTGAACAAAATGCAGACTGGGTTGGATATGCACCGGTTTTGGACGAAGTGTTTGACACATTAACTAATCCGGATGGAGACTATGGTTATGACTATGACAATTATGATCCCTATCCTGCAGGATCCTCACGCGTGATATATGAGTACATCAGTGATGCACGATTCCAACGTCTCAATGAGTTATTGGATGCAGCAAAAGCATCGGACATCGAAACTGGTTGTTTTAGTTCGTTACAGCTTAGCACGTTCGTATTACCAGCAGTGATGACGGTTGCTGTACTTGCCGTATTTGCACTGAAGAAACAAAAGTAA
- a CDS encoding ABC transporter permease, which yields MMNIIEKRWKHVRPILYKVVVILLTVLVYFMVYFPILVIILLSINESESGQTFTALSLKWYAEIFRNERLLTAIINTVTIALISTVVATIVGTLTAIGISSLTKSRRIQFMVLNNIPVINPDIVTGLSLMLVFSLLPISFGMPTMLLAHIFFSIPFVVLTVLPKLKELDPNLMDAALDLGCNYFQGVYKVIIPSIKTSIIAGALIAFTMSIDDFVISYFTTGNGFQNVSIWIYSRLGRRTFSPAVYAYNTLIVFVTIGVLGYINIRMNVRLKGEKK from the coding sequence ATGATGAATATAATTGAGAAACGATGGAAACACGTACGGCCCATCTTGTATAAAGTTGTTGTTATACTGCTTACTGTTTTGGTGTACTTCATGGTCTATTTTCCAATCCTAGTGATCATACTATTAAGTATAAATGAATCCGAAAGTGGACAAACATTTACCGCATTAAGTCTCAAATGGTATGCCGAGATATTTCGTAATGAACGGTTGCTGACAGCGATCATAAACACGGTAACAATTGCCCTGATTAGTACAGTAGTTGCAACCATAGTTGGAACATTGACCGCTATAGGGATTAGTAGTCTTACGAAGTCTCGTAGAATCCAGTTTATGGTTTTGAATAATATCCCTGTTATCAACCCGGACATTGTCACCGGACTGAGTTTAATGTTAGTCTTTAGTCTATTGCCAATTTCCTTCGGTATGCCAACGATGTTACTCGCTCATATCTTCTTTAGCATTCCCTTTGTTGTATTGACGGTTCTTCCTAAATTGAAGGAACTGGATCCCAACTTAATGGATGCTGCACTGGATTTAGGATGTAATTATTTTCAAGGTGTATACAAGGTTATCATCCCATCGATCAAAACCAGTATAATTGCCGGAGCGTTAATCGCATTTACGATGAGTATCGATGACTTTGTCATAAGCTATTTCACAACCGGAAATGGATTCCAAAACGTTAGTATATGGATCTATTCGCGTTTGGGACGACGCACGTTCAGTCCCGCAGTTTACGCCTATAACACATTAATTGTATTCGTGACAATTGGTGTCTTAGGATATATAAATATTCGCATGAATGTTCGTTTGAAAGGAGAAAAGAAATGA
- the xseB gene encoding exodeoxyribonuclease VII small subunit: MSEKSFEQALVELEQLVKELENGDIELNEAVKKYNEGMKLSAHCHELLQEAEEVIVKLMKDDKLEDFTE; encoded by the coding sequence ATGAGTGAAAAATCGTTTGAACAAGCGCTTGTTGAACTGGAACAACTCGTCAAAGAGTTGGAAAATGGTGACATTGAGTTAAATGAAGCCGTAAAAAAATACAACGAGGGAATGAAACTAAGTGCTCATTGCCATGAACTTCTTCAAGAAGCCGAGGAAGTAATTGTTAAATTGATGAAAGATGACAAGTTAGAAGACTTTACAGAATAG